TATCGTGTGTTAATAATCTAATTAGAAATCATTGCTTACCTGTATCAAGCAACTGGTATGAAGTAGAAAATACGACCGGCGAATCAGTAGAGACAAAACGCTACTTTCTTACTCAAGAAAGCATAGAAGCACTACAAGACAACAAACTCGCTCAAGAGGCATTTAAGCACGTACAGACACAAGTCAATGCTAGACGAGTATCAAAAGAAAGCAAAGACGCTCTACGCTTGATTCGTAAGCGTGGAATTGTCGGTGCAATGATGCGTGTAGCTACGCTCTATCAACCTCTCACATCGCGTGATTCTCGAAAACTTGAGAGTGGCTTAATTAGTTTGCTTACACAAAATGAGATAGCTCTGAGCCAAGGAGCATCGAATGATTAATGCTCCGCATTGGAATCCGCAAGAATCTTTAGATGAAAATGGCGATCTACTCGCTGTTTCAGATAGAAAGAAAAAGCACATACCTACTTTAAATCGCAAAGTGTTTAACACTATTGAAAAAAATGGCGTTTGGATTAGCGGCTTGTGGCCTCAGCTAGTACACAGCTTGATAGAAGCAGGTATGCGTAAGTACAATCTGTCGTTTAGAGCAGTACACAAGCGTAATATCGAAAATACGCTACGTTGGATTTCTTACAATTCAGATGCGGTAACTGGTTGTATTAACGTGACTCGCTTATGTATTGAAATCGGCAAAGAAATTGGTGTATCAAGCTCTACTATTTCAGTGATTATGAAAGAGTTAGTGATCATGGGGCTGTTGTACGAGCCAGAACATAGCGGACAATCAATGCAAGATATTCTGCACGATGGTCGTTTGCCTCGTACGTTATGTACTACACCGTTGTTCTATGAGATTTTTGGTGTTAAAAATGATGAACTTAAGCGTTTACGCTCTATTGAGATCGAACGTCGAAAAATAGAAGCGGCTAAACGTCACGAAAAATATGATGCTGACATAGCCCTAAAAACTTACTGTCACAGCAATATTTTACGGGTGTGGGAATATCGACACACAAAAACTACGTCGAGTTATAGAGTAAAGCTAGCAGATATGAATGCTGTAGAGCGTATTGCCTACATTTCTCGTAAGTTAGTTGAGCGAATTAGGGCAAAAGGTTGGCAATTAAATACTGACGCAGTAAACATAACTAAGATGGCTAATAATCTACTACGTAGAATGGGATTGGCTGTACTTAAATCTGAGTTACCCCCCCCAATAATTTAAACCAAGTTACCTCGTCACGCTCTTAGCTGAGTGGATATCGTCACATCTAGACTTTGTGGTGGTCGTAAAGTCACCACAAACCAGAGTAAAAACATCATCATTTACTTAACTTAAGCCTCTTTTTTGCCAGGTTCTTTTATACTTATACATATAAGTCGGAATAGCCCTTTAATGAGGCCAATATAGCCCCTTTCTAAACCCTGCTAATATTCTTTACTTATCTGATTCAAAAATATCTTATTCCGTCTAATTCGACGGTGGATAAAAAGAATATAAAATGAAACGGCCTCTCGACTGCTACGCAGTGATGCCTTGTCGTTGTTGTAAGTACTTTTTGTCATTCGACAGTTAAATTCATTACACTATGAAAGCTTGTAGCTTTTATCGCTACGCGATGATTCTGGCATGAAGCAAAAGCGATTTTTTAAGAATAATGCGTGTGGTGGCTAGTTTTCTATGTCATTCACTCTTAATTATCAATCTAACGTGCATACACGACACACAGAGCTTCTATTCACTAAAAAGCTAACAACTACATTACTAACTATCTAAGACTACTTGTCGCCTCGAATAAATCCCGCTTTCAATAAGAGAATTCGCACTTCGTTTGTCTCCAGTACGCCCCAAATCAGCAGATGAAGCCTTGCTGTTTTCGTTCGCCGTGGCTAATTGTTTAAAATGGACGGTATAGAGTGATTATTGAGTGAACCAGTACGAGATTTTATTGCCCTGTAAATTGCCCAGAAAGCGTCATAAACTTTCAAATGTGTTTAGGGGTATATCGGTTAGGTTTATACCTGAAAAGCAGCACTGTGGACTTCTGAGGCTGCGAAAGCATGGTTTTCATAGACTAACTTACGGATTTAACATAAGGGGCATAATGACTACCGATAAATAACTGGTGCTTATAATTTATTGCCTTGCTCTATGATATACAATATGCACAACTTTTATTTATGTGTGTAATGTATGAATTTTCGGTATGACATTAATGGTTTAAGAGCTATAGCGGTGATAGCCGTGGTTCTTTTCCATTTTAACCCAGCTTGGGTTCCTGGTGGTTTTGCTGGCGTAGATGTGTTTTTTGTCATCTCTGGTTTTCTGATGACAAGCATTATATTTAGGGGGTTAGAGGATGATAACTTTAAGTTGTTTAAGTTTTACTTAGCTAGAGCTAAGAGGATTATTCCAGCGCTTGCGGTTTTAT
The Aliivibrio wodanis DNA segment above includes these coding regions:
- a CDS encoding putative uncharacterized protein (No significant database matches), yielding MPLNLKSVFLNHIEAKAYLTTKFANSSLVLTKIECLTSKERHLFAALAKGLTISEIGRNSLADIEDVGVISCVNNLIRNHCLPVSSNWYEVENTTGESVETKRYFLTQESIEALQDNKLAQEAFKHVQTQVNARRVSKESKDALRLIRKRGIVGAMMRVATLYQPLTSRDSRKLESGLISLLTQNEIALSQGASND
- the repZ gene encoding putative replication initiation protein; translation: MINAPHWNPQESLDENGDLLAVSDRKKKHIPTLNRKVFNTIEKNGVWISGLWPQLVHSLIEAGMRKYNLSFRAVHKRNIENTLRWISYNSDAVTGCINVTRLCIEIGKEIGVSSSTISVIMKELVIMGLLYEPEHSGQSMQDILHDGRLPRTLCTTPLFYEIFGVKNDELKRLRSIEIERRKIEAAKRHEKYDADIALKTYCHSNILRVWEYRHTKTTSSYRVKLADMNAVERIAYISRKLVERIRAKGWQLNTDAVNITKMANNLLRRMGLAVLKSELPPPII